The sequence below is a genomic window from Dyadobacter chenwenxiniae.
TTTCCTCAGGTATCTATTATCAGGATGCAGCCTACTCCGATGTTGCAGGCCAAAGCGGAGGCAATACACTGAAAAACGACCGCACTTTTCAAAACATCATTGGCTATAAATATCAATTTTCAGGCGACCTGAAATTGGTTGTAGAAGGCTGGCACAAGCAGTTTGATGATTTGATTGTGCAGCCAAACCGTGTCCAGAGTTACCTGAACAACAACGGTACAGGCTATGCTTATGGAGGCGATGTCAGTGTAATAAAAAGGCTTTCGCAAAAATGGTATGGACAGGTCAGCTATTCTTACATGCAAAGCAAAAGGGACGACAACAACGGTTTGGGCGAATACGACTACACCTTTAATATACCGCACAATTTTTCTCTATTGGGCAGCTTCAAACCCAATGAAAAATGGATATTCTCCGGTAAATTCCGATACAGCACAGGCCGGCCTATCTATGCGTATATTGTTCATGAAAATGTACTGAACGATCCCAGTAAGATACGTTACTCACAAGAAATTACAGCCATAAATGGCAGACGCCTGGCAGATTATGTCAGCCTGGATATCCGGGTTGACTATAATGTCCCGATGAGAAAAGGCATGTTCTCCGCGTTTGTGGATCTGGCAAACATCAACAACCAATTCAACGTCAACGCAGAGATTTTTTTACCGCAAACGGGTAAGGTATTTAACAGTGGCTTAGGCGTATTTCCCACGTTTGGTGTCCGGGTAGAGCTGTAATGATCTCCAATTCCTAAACCCTTCACTGGCTGGATTGCAAACGAATTGGTATTAAGAATTGAAAATTTCGAACAATAACACTTTAACAACTATTTCAAATGAAAATCATTAGCATAATACTTATTTTAGTTTCAGCAGCTCTTAGCATTAAACACGGGTGGGATGGGTTTCGCCCGCCCGGCCCTGAGCAGGCGAAGATGATGGCAACCTTAGGCATCACCCAAAACATGATGCCCTATTTCAGCATGTTTTCAATCATTTTGGGATTGACATTGTTTTTCCCGCAAACCTTTTTCCTGAGCAATGTATGCTCGGCCATTACCATTGTTCTGATCATGGCTTTGTCATTGAGGGCAGGAGATACAAAAACGGCTTTGATAGAAATCCCCTTCCTGGCCTTACCATTGATACTGATCTGGTTGAAATATCCATTTAAATTTTAAAAACACCCTACCAATGAACCCACCGGTCCGGGTAAGTTTGGTACTTGGTTATTGCAGAACTGGCTGCAATATCATCTGGCCGTGAAATGTCCACTTCGACAGAATTCATGGCCAGATGAATTTCCAAACAACTGAATCAAAGTAGCTTTTCCTGCACCGCCTGATAGACTGTCCTGACTGCTGGCTGAAAACCCAGGCTGCGTGCGAGTGAACTGTCCGAATGCAGATACCAGGGATCTGTGAGAGGCTCGGATGATGATTCCATCGTAACGCCGACAAGCTTGCACAATTCGTAAAGTGAAGTCGGGGCTTCATCTGAAATATTCACAATGCGACCATCCATGGTTCCTGCCAGCGCGATCTTTATAGCGGTAGCTATGTCAAGGTGGTGAATGGTGCTCATTCTCATAGCGGGATGCCATTTGGCTGCAATCAAGTGTTCTGGTAGCGTTTCCAGATGCTTGTCGCCATCTCCATACACGAAGGGAAACCGCAGGATCGACCAGTTAAGTCCGCTTTCACGCAGCTCCTTTTCAGCGGCGACCTTACTGGCAGGGTACGCATGTTCCGGATCTACAGGATCATCCTCCCGGCCCGGATGCGGGTTGTTTTTATTGTAAACATGGGTAGTGCTTGCCAAAAGGAAGCGGGCACCCGGTGCATGAGCCTTCGCTGCATCGATCAGGTTGCGGGTGCCTTCGAGATTACTTTTCCAGATCAGCTCAATGTCTTTTGTGCGGAACACCGCTGCAAGATGGACGATTGCTGAAACAT
It includes:
- a CDS encoding NAD-dependent epimerase/dehydratase family protein encodes the protein MNKESKTILITGVTGLVGARLVPRLVDAGFDCRALMRGGKDVPAGATAVEADLLDAASLAAVVKDVSAIVHLAAVFRTKDIELIWKSNLEGTRNLIDAAKAHAPGARFLLASTTHVYNKNNPHPGREDDPVDPEHAYPASKVAAEKELRESGLNWSILRFPFVYGDGDKHLETLPEHLIAAKWHPAMRMSTIHHLDIATAIKIALAGTMDGRIVNISDEAPTSLYELCKLVGVTMESSSEPLTDPWYLHSDSSLARSLGFQPAVRTVYQAVQEKLL